Proteins found in one Candidatus Tectomicrobia bacterium genomic segment:
- the secE gene encoding preprotein translocase subunit SecE gives MTAKVMDWFRQARQFLLDVQGEAKRVTWLDLKQTAAQTVLALVFVFVVALYLGIVDLALSRIINYLLRLGF, from the coding sequence ATGACGGCCAAGGTGATGGATTGGTTCCGGCAGGCGCGGCAGTTCCTGCTGGACGTGCAGGGCGAAGCCAAGCGGGTGACGTGGCTCGACCTGAAGCAGACGGCCGCCCAGACCGTCCTGGCGCTGGTATTCGTGTTCGTCGTGGCGCTGTACCTGGGCATCGTGGACCTGGCGCTCTCGCGCATCATCAACTATCTCCTCAGGCTCGGGTTCTAG
- the nusG gene encoding transcription termination/antitermination protein NusG produces MSTKQWYVVHTYSGFENKVRLSVQEQFRAAGLEEKLGDIVVPTEQVVEVKGGKKRTSSRKFFPGYILIEMECDENTWYLVKNTPKVTGFLGGNTPSPLSDAEVQNVVKQMRGEVEKPKPKVEFEKGENIRVVDGPFVNFTGVIDEVHPDRGKLKVMVSIFGRTTPVELEMLQVEKV; encoded by the coding sequence ATGAGCACCAAGCAATGGTACGTGGTTCACACCTACTCGGGCTTCGAGAACAAGGTGCGCCTCAGCGTCCAGGAGCAGTTCCGGGCCGCCGGCCTGGAGGAGAAGCTGGGGGACATCGTGGTCCCCACCGAGCAGGTGGTCGAGGTGAAGGGGGGCAAGAAGCGCACCAGCTCCCGCAAGTTCTTCCCCGGCTACATCCTGATCGAGATGGAGTGCGACGAGAACACCTGGTACCTCGTGAAGAACACCCCCAAGGTGACGGGCTTCCTCGGGGGGAACACGCCTTCGCCGCTCAGCGACGCGGAGGTGCAGAACGTCGTCAAGCAGATGCGGGGCGAGGTCGAGAAGCCGAAGCCCAAGGTGGAGTTCGAGAAGGGGGAGAACATCCGCGTCGTCGACGGCCCCTTCGTGAACTTCACCGGGGTGATCGACGAGGTGCACCCCGACCGCGGCAAGCTCAAGGTGATGGTGAGCATTTTCGGGCGGACCACGCCGGTGGAGCTCGAGATGCTCCAGGTGGAGAAGGTGTAG
- the rplK gene encoding 50S ribosomal protein L11 — protein MASKKEAVAKVKLQIPAGQANPAPPVGPALGQHGVNIMEFCKSFNAQTQGQEGTIIPVEITIFGDRSFTFIMKSPPASILLKKAASLAKGSKEPGRTGVGSVTRKQVEEIAGIKKADLNCSDLEAAVKIISGTARSMGIEVKD, from the coding sequence ATGGCGAGCAAGAAGGAAGCGGTCGCCAAGGTGAAGCTCCAGATTCCGGCGGGCCAGGCCAACCCGGCCCCCCCGGTGGGGCCCGCCCTGGGCCAGCACGGCGTCAACATCATGGAGTTCTGCAAGTCCTTCAACGCCCAGACCCAGGGCCAGGAAGGCACCATCATCCCCGTCGAGATCACCATCTTCGGGGACCGGAGCTTCACCTTCATCATGAAGAGCCCGCCGGCCTCCATCCTTCTTAAGAAGGCGGCCAGCCTGGCGAAGGGCTCCAAGGAACCCGGGCGCACCGGCGTGGGCTCGGTGACCCGCAAGCAGGTCGAGGAGATCGCCGGCATCAAGAAGGCCGACCTCAACTGCTCCGACCTCGAGGCGGCCGTGAAGATTATCTCGGGCACCGCGCGGAGCATGGGGATCGAGGTCAAGGACTAG
- a CDS encoding 50S ribosomal protein L1, translating into MSQHSKRFREAGKKVDREKFYPLDEAVTLVKELAKAKFDETVEIAAKLGVDPRHADQMVRGSVALPHGLGKSERVVAFAKGEKVREAKEAGADFVGAEDLVEKIQGGWLDFERVVATPDVMGLVGRLGRVLGPRGLMPNPKSGTVSFDIGRVVKEIKAGKVEYRTEKAGIIHAPVGKASFPPQALAENIQAVVDALVRAKPSTSKGVYFKSLTVSSTMGPGVKVDHQSLLASLK; encoded by the coding sequence ATGTCACAGCACAGCAAGAGGTTCCGGGAGGCCGGCAAGAAGGTCGACCGGGAGAAGTTCTACCCCCTCGACGAGGCGGTGACCCTCGTCAAGGAGCTGGCCAAGGCCAAGTTCGACGAGACGGTCGAGATCGCGGCCAAGCTCGGGGTGGATCCCCGCCACGCGGACCAGATGGTCCGCGGCAGCGTGGCGCTGCCCCACGGGCTCGGCAAGTCCGAGCGGGTGGTCGCCTTCGCCAAGGGGGAGAAGGTGCGCGAGGCGAAGGAGGCCGGCGCGGACTTCGTGGGCGCCGAGGACCTGGTCGAGAAGATCCAGGGCGGCTGGCTCGACTTCGAGCGCGTGGTGGCCACCCCGGACGTGATGGGGCTGGTCGGGCGCCTCGGGCGGGTGCTGGGCCCCCGGGGGCTGATGCCCAACCCCAAGTCGGGCACGGTTTCGTTCGACATCGGCCGGGTGGTCAAGGAGATTAAGGCGGGCAAGGTGGAGTACCGCACCGAGAAGGCCGGGATCATCCACGCGCCGGTGGGCAAGGCCAGCTTCCCGCCCCAGGCCCTGGCCGAGAACATCCAGGCCGTGGTGGACGCCTTGGTCCGGGCCAAGCCCTCCACCAGCAAGGGCGTCTATTTCAAGAGTCTGACCGTATCGAGCACCATGGGGCCGGGGGTGAAGGTGGACCACCAGAGCCTCCTGGCCTCGCTGAAGTAG
- a CDS encoding 50S ribosomal protein L10 — translation MATAVKKGRLAGGLAPRPEKVEKLGVLRAKLEKSSSVVLFDFRGLTVAQMTTLRRRGREAGVELSVIKNTLLNRAVEGTPFEVVRAKLNGPVSIATTAGDPAVPAKVLKTFLKGLPAGQIRGGAMLDGKFLEPAEIEAIADLPSREVLLSQMLGALNGVAAGLPRVLNALLRKPLYALQAIAKSKEKE, via the coding sequence ATGGCGACGGCGGTCAAGAAGGGTAGGCTGGCCGGGGGCTTGGCGCCCCGGCCGGAGAAGGTCGAAAAGCTCGGCGTGCTTCGGGCGAAGCTGGAGAAGTCGTCCTCGGTGGTCCTCTTCGACTTCCGGGGGCTGACGGTGGCCCAGATGACCACCCTCAGGCGCCGCGGCCGCGAGGCCGGGGTGGAGCTCTCCGTCATCAAGAACACCCTGCTGAACCGGGCGGTGGAGGGGACCCCGTTCGAGGTGGTACGGGCGAAGCTGAACGGCCCGGTTTCCATCGCCACGACGGCGGGGGACCCGGCCGTGCCCGCCAAGGTCCTCAAGACTTTCCTGAAGGGCCTGCCCGCCGGCCAGATCCGGGGCGGGGCGATGCTGGACGGGAAGTTCCTGGAACCCGCTGAAATCGAAGCGATTGCGGACCTCCCCTCCCGCGAGGTGCTGCTCTCCCAGATGCTGGGGGCGCTGAACGGGGTGGCGGCGGGCCTGCCGCGGGTGCTCAACGCCCTGCTGCGGAAGCCCCTGTATGCCTTGCAGGCGATTGCAAAGTCGAAGGAAAAGGAGTAA
- the rplL gene encoding 50S ribosomal protein L7/L12 has protein sequence MVATKEEVITFIENMTVLELSNFVKELEEKFGVSAAAPMMMAGPGMAGAAPAAEEKTEFSVILKAVGAEKIKVIKVVRELTSLGLKEAKDLVEGAPKPVKEGISKDDADAAAAKLKEVGAEVEVA, from the coding sequence ATGGTGGCGACCAAAGAAGAAGTGATCACCTTCATCGAGAACATGACGGTCCTGGAGCTCAGCAACTTCGTGAAGGAGCTTGAGGAGAAGTTCGGCGTATCCGCGGCCGCCCCCATGATGATGGCGGGCCCCGGCATGGCCGGCGCCGCTCCGGCAGCCGAGGAGAAGACGGAGTTCTCGGTCATCCTCAAGGCGGTCGGCGCGGAGAAGATCAAGGTCATCAAGGTGGTCCGCGAGCTGACCAGCCTCGGCCTCAAGGAGGCCAAGGATCTCGTCGAGGGCGCTCCCAAGCCCGTCAAAGAGGGAATCTCCAAGGACGACGCCGACGCCGCCGCTGCCAAGCTGAAGGAGGTCGGCGCTGAAGTGGAGGTCGCTTAG
- the rpoB gene encoding DNA-directed RNA polymerase subunit beta, which yields MASTNGLNGRRVREDFAKIPAVIDIPNLIDIQLASYERFLQWEVRPSERRQDEGLEGVFRSVFPITDSSETLVLEYLGYEIGIWESGGVEYTGLGGPGIRDDNGVEVFCRQKHEADECRQRGMTFVAPLRVMLRLTTYEKDETTKERRVREVKEQKVYLGEVPLMTENGTFIINGTERVVVSQMHRSPGAFFSADKTKPSAKSAYTARLIPYRGSWLDFEFDSKDLLYVRIDRRRKLPVTVLLRAFGLSKDDILNSFYQSEDVLYDPKRGVFYKKISELMVNQRIFEDILIPKTGELILKAGRKFTRAALRKMQAAGIETLDLKDEEVVGSIIAQPIAGPETGEVLFDTNTEVTSDVLSALREKKTARVPTLFVSGVGTDRTIRDTLTTDKCDAPEDALVEIYKRLRPGDPPTRETARNLFENLFFNAKRYDLSRIGRLKLNTKLGLNLPLDQRTLTVDDVIAVVRYLIELRHGQGTVDDIDHLGNRRVRSVGELLESQFRVGLVRMERAIRERLSIQDAEAVSVRDLINSKMITAAIKEFFGSSQLSQFMDQTNPLSEITHKRRLSALGPGGLTRDRAGFEVRDVHPTHYGRICPIETPEGPNIGLIASLSTYARVNQYGFIETPCRKVVNGRVTETVEWLSAIDEDKYKIAQANAEVGPDGMLVSEFVSARTSGEFVMVPRDQVDYMDVSPKQLVSVATSLIPFLENDDANRALMGSNMQRQAVPLLRPEAPYVGTGMEAVAARDSGAVILARCDGEVVGVEASRVVVRADNPEADRRSPGVYIHNLVKYRRSNQNTCINQKPIVQVGQKVKKGEVIADGFSTDQGELALGRNMLVAFMPWNGYNFEDAIVISEKVVKEDIYTSIHIEEFEIEARDTKQGPEEITRDIPNQSEEALRNLDDSGIIRIGARVNAGDILVGRITPKGETQLSPEEKLLRAIFGEKAGDVRDSSLRVPPGIEGTVVEVRVFSRRGTSKDSRALAIEEAEVAKIEKDYGDEIRILREEADNRLRALFLGKAAAARVAHPKTGDTLVTKGAALDGASLAALSGQDLQKIPVAKEVAAQASDTVARIEEQIRLLESIREEKIAKLQRGDELPPGVLKMVKIYVAMKRKLQVGDKMAGRHGNKGVVSIIVPEEDMPYLEDGTPIEIVLNPLGVPSRMNVGQILETNLGWAAHVLGKHFATPVFDGATEEDIVRLMKEAGVPPYGKTALYDGRSGSPFEQEVTVGYIYMLKLHHLVDDKIHARSTGPYSLVTQQPLGGKAQFGGQRLGEMEVWALEAYGAAKTLQEILTVKSDDVTGRTRMYESIVKGENLLEANLPESFNVMMKELQSLCLDVELIESGEAPR from the coding sequence ATGGCATCAACGAACGGATTGAATGGCCGCCGCGTCCGCGAGGACTTCGCCAAGATCCCCGCGGTCATCGATATCCCCAATCTCATTGACATCCAGCTCGCCTCCTACGAGCGCTTCCTGCAGTGGGAGGTGAGGCCCTCCGAGCGCCGCCAGGACGAGGGTCTCGAAGGGGTGTTCCGGAGCGTCTTTCCCATCACCGACTCCTCGGAGACGCTCGTCCTCGAGTATCTCGGGTACGAGATCGGCATATGGGAGAGCGGCGGGGTGGAGTACACCGGCCTCGGCGGGCCGGGCATCCGGGATGACAACGGCGTCGAGGTCTTCTGCCGGCAGAAGCACGAGGCGGACGAGTGCCGCCAGCGGGGCATGACCTTCGTCGCCCCCCTGCGGGTGATGCTGCGGCTGACGACCTACGAGAAGGACGAGACGACCAAGGAGCGGCGTGTCCGCGAGGTGAAGGAGCAGAAGGTCTATCTGGGCGAGGTGCCCCTGATGACCGAGAACGGCACCTTCATCATCAACGGCACCGAGCGCGTGGTGGTGAGCCAGATGCACCGCTCGCCCGGGGCCTTCTTCAGCGCGGACAAGACGAAGCCCTCGGCCAAGTCCGCCTACACGGCCCGGCTGATCCCCTACCGGGGGAGCTGGCTGGACTTCGAGTTCGACAGCAAGGATCTCCTCTACGTGCGCATCGACCGCCGGCGGAAGCTGCCGGTCACGGTGCTGCTGCGCGCGTTCGGGCTCTCGAAGGACGACATCCTCAACTCCTTCTACCAGAGCGAGGACGTCCTCTACGACCCCAAGCGGGGGGTCTTCTACAAGAAGATCTCCGAGCTCATGGTGAACCAGCGCATCTTCGAGGACATCCTCATCCCGAAGACCGGCGAGCTCATCCTCAAGGCCGGGCGCAAGTTCACCCGGGCGGCCCTGCGTAAGATGCAGGCGGCCGGCATCGAGACCCTCGACCTGAAGGACGAGGAGGTGGTGGGCAGCATCATCGCCCAGCCCATCGCGGGCCCCGAGACGGGCGAGGTGCTCTTTGACACCAACACCGAGGTGACCTCGGACGTGCTGAGCGCCCTGCGGGAGAAGAAGACCGCCCGCGTCCCGACGCTGTTCGTCTCGGGCGTGGGCACCGACCGCACCATCCGCGACACGCTGACGACGGACAAGTGCGACGCCCCCGAGGACGCCCTGGTCGAGATCTACAAGCGGCTGCGGCCCGGCGACCCGCCGACGCGGGAGACGGCCCGCAACCTCTTCGAGAACCTCTTCTTCAACGCCAAGCGCTACGACCTCTCGCGGATCGGGCGCCTGAAGCTCAACACCAAGCTCGGGCTCAACCTCCCGCTCGACCAGCGCACCCTGACGGTGGACGACGTGATCGCCGTGGTGCGCTACCTCATCGAGCTGCGCCACGGGCAGGGGACGGTGGACGACATCGACCACCTGGGGAACCGCCGCGTGCGCTCGGTGGGCGAGCTGCTGGAGAGCCAGTTCCGCGTGGGGCTGGTGCGCATGGAGCGGGCCATCCGCGAGCGGCTGAGCATCCAGGACGCCGAGGCCGTCTCGGTGCGGGACCTCATCAATTCGAAGATGATCACCGCGGCCATCAAGGAGTTCTTCGGGTCCAGCCAGCTCAGCCAGTTCATGGATCAGACGAACCCCCTCTCCGAGATCACCCACAAGCGGCGCCTCTCGGCCCTGGGCCCCGGCGGCCTCACCCGCGACCGGGCCGGGTTCGAGGTGCGCGACGTGCACCCGACCCACTACGGGCGCATCTGCCCGATCGAGACGCCTGAGGGCCCGAACATCGGCCTCATCGCCAGCCTCTCCACCTACGCGAGGGTGAACCAGTACGGCTTCATCGAGACGCCGTGCCGCAAGGTGGTGAACGGCCGGGTGACGGAGACCGTCGAGTGGCTCTCCGCCATCGACGAGGACAAGTACAAGATCGCCCAGGCGAACGCCGAGGTGGGCCCCGATGGGATGCTGGTGAGCGAGTTCGTCTCGGCGCGCACGAGCGGGGAGTTCGTGATGGTCCCCCGGGACCAGGTGGACTACATGGACGTCTCGCCGAAGCAGCTGGTGAGCGTCGCCACCTCGCTCATCCCCTTCCTCGAGAACGACGACGCCAACCGGGCCCTCATGGGCTCGAACATGCAGCGCCAGGCCGTGCCCCTGCTCCGCCCCGAGGCTCCCTACGTCGGGACGGGCATGGAGGCCGTCGCCGCGCGCGACTCGGGCGCGGTCATCCTGGCCCGGTGCGACGGCGAGGTGGTGGGCGTCGAGGCGAGCCGGGTGGTCGTCCGGGCCGACAACCCCGAGGCCGACCGGCGCTCTCCGGGCGTCTACATCCACAACCTGGTCAAGTACCGCCGCTCCAACCAGAACACCTGCATCAACCAGAAGCCCATCGTGCAGGTCGGGCAGAAGGTGAAGAAGGGCGAGGTCATCGCCGACGGCTTCTCGACCGACCAGGGCGAGCTGGCGCTCGGGCGGAACATGCTCGTCGCCTTCATGCCCTGGAACGGCTACAACTTCGAGGACGCCATCGTCATCTCCGAGAAGGTGGTGAAGGAGGACATCTACACCTCCATCCACATCGAAGAGTTCGAGATCGAGGCCCGCGACACCAAGCAGGGCCCCGAGGAGATCACCCGCGACATCCCCAACCAGAGCGAGGAGGCCCTGCGCAACCTCGACGACAGCGGCATCATCCGCATCGGCGCCCGCGTCAACGCGGGCGACATCCTGGTGGGGCGCATCACCCCCAAGGGCGAGACCCAGCTCAGCCCCGAGGAGAAGCTCCTGCGCGCCATCTTCGGCGAGAAGGCCGGCGACGTGCGCGACTCCTCCCTCCGGGTACCCCCCGGCATCGAGGGCACGGTGGTCGAGGTGCGGGTCTTCTCCCGGCGGGGGACCAGCAAGGACTCCCGCGCCCTGGCCATCGAGGAGGCCGAGGTCGCTAAGATTGAGAAGGATTACGGCGACGAGATCCGCATCCTCCGCGAGGAGGCGGACAACCGGCTCCGCGCCCTCTTCCTCGGGAAGGCGGCCGCCGCCCGGGTCGCCCATCCCAAGACGGGCGACACCCTGGTCACCAAGGGCGCCGCGCTCGACGGGGCCTCCCTCGCCGCCCTCTCCGGGCAGGACCTCCAGAAGATCCCCGTGGCGAAGGAGGTTGCGGCCCAGGCCTCCGACACCGTGGCCCGCATCGAGGAGCAGATCCGGCTCCTCGAGAGCATCCGCGAGGAGAAGATCGCCAAGCTCCAGCGCGGCGACGAGCTCCCGCCGGGCGTGCTCAAGATGGTGAAGATCTACGTGGCCATGAAGCGCAAGCTCCAGGTCGGCGACAAGATGGCCGGCCGCCACGGCAACAAGGGCGTCGTCTCGATCATCGTCCCCGAGGAGGACATGCCCTACCTCGAGGACGGCACCCCCATCGAGATCGTCCTGAACCCCCTGGGCGTACCCTCCCGGATGAACGTGGGCCAGATCCTCGAGACCAACCTCGGGTGGGCGGCTCACGTGCTGGGCAAGCATTTCGCCACCCCGGTCTTCGACGGGGCCACGGAGGAGGACATCGTCCGCCTCATGAAAGAGGCGGGGGTGCCCCCCTACGGGAAGACCGCCCTCTACGACGGGCGGTCGGGCAGCCCCTTCGAGCAGGAAGTGACGGTGGGCTACATCTACATGCTGAAGCTCCACCACCTGGTGGACGACAAGATCCACGCCCGGTCCACGGGCCCCTACTCCCTCGTCACCCAGCAGCCGCTGGGCGGCAAGGCGCAGTTCGGCGGCCAGCGGCTGGGCGAGATGGAGGTGTGGGCGCTCGAGGCGTACGGTGCCGCCAAGACCCTGCAGGAGATCCTCACGGTCAAGAGCGACGACGTGACCGGGCGCACCCGCATGTACGAATCGATCGTGAAGGGCGAGAACCTGCTCGAGGCGAACCTGCCCGAGTCGTTCAACGTGATGATGAAGGAATTGCAGAGCCTGTGCCTCGATGTCGAGCTTATCGAGAGCGGCGAGGCGCCCCGGTAG